One region of Acidithiobacillus sp. genomic DNA includes:
- a CDS encoding carbonic anhydrase, which produces MNNDVIDTMINGFKDFRHTYYEERPDFFDALVEKGQSPKVMLIGCSDSRVTPTSLYGHEPGDIFVVRNVANLVPPAEQDGHLHGTSAAVDFAVSHLEVEHIIINGHSHCGGMKALLNGTEGKYVGPWVDIAKDARSDVMREYADASPEEQTRALERASILVSLENLLTFDSVRRRVVRGELQLHGWYFDMEEGALLAYNMEKQKFDRLA; this is translated from the coding sequence ATGAACAATGACGTGATCGACACCATGATCAACGGCTTCAAGGATTTCCGCCACACCTATTATGAGGAACGACCAGACTTTTTTGATGCCCTGGTGGAAAAAGGTCAAAGCCCAAAAGTCATGCTGATAGGCTGTTCCGATTCCCGAGTCACACCTACGTCGCTCTACGGCCATGAGCCTGGGGACATTTTTGTGGTGCGCAACGTCGCGAACCTCGTTCCGCCAGCGGAGCAGGACGGTCATCTTCATGGCACCAGCGCAGCGGTGGATTTTGCGGTCAGTCACCTGGAGGTGGAGCACATCATTATCAACGGCCACTCTCACTGCGGTGGCATGAAAGCGCTATTGAATGGCACCGAAGGCAAGTATGTCGGTCCTTGGGTGGACATCGCCAAGGATGCCCGTTCTGACGTGATGCGGGAATATGCTGATGCCAGCCCCGAAGAACAGACGCGCGCCCTCGAAAGAGCCAGCATTCTGGTTTCTCTGGAGAATCTGCTGACCTTTGATAGCGTGCGTCGCCGCGTGGTGCGGGGTGAACTGCAGTTGCATGGCTGGTACTTTGACATGGAAGAAGGCGCCCTCCTCGCTTACAACATGGAAAAGCAGAAGTTCGATCGACTCGCCTGA
- the dinD gene encoding DNA damage-inducible protein D: protein MDKQLQALQHNLEAVVQRADADGIEFWFARDLQAPLGYARWENFQTAIQRAMESCVASGHAASDHFRGVTKMVELGSSSKREIDDFMLTRYACYLIAQNGDPRKPEIAFAQSYFAVQTRKQEMIEDRMRLQARMEARDRLRESEKSLSQNIFERGVDDAGFGRIRSKGDQALFGGHTTQAMKDKYGIVKNRPLADFLPTLTIAAKNLATEMTNHNVEQANLRGEGAITNEHVKNNESVRDMLGQRGIQPEKLAAEEDLQKLERRVKSEDKKLAKHTKTLPPREDKKDKP, encoded by the coding sequence ATGGATAAGCAGCTACAAGCCTTGCAGCACAACCTTGAAGCAGTCGTGCAGCGTGCCGATGCAGACGGCATCGAGTTCTGGTTTGCCCGCGATCTGCAAGCACCGCTCGGTTATGCCCGTTGGGAGAATTTTCAAACCGCGATTCAGCGCGCGATGGAATCCTGTGTAGCCTCTGGCCACGCGGCTTCTGACCATTTTCGTGGCGTCACGAAAATGGTCGAATTGGGGAGCAGTTCAAAACGTGAAATCGATGATTTCATGCTCACCCGTTACGCCTGCTATCTGATTGCCCAGAACGGTGATCCTCGCAAGCCGGAAATTGCCTTTGCACAAAGTTACTTCGCTGTGCAAACCCGCAAACAGGAGATGATTGAAGATCGCATGCGGCTACAGGCGCGTATGGAGGCGCGTGACCGGCTGAGGGAGTCGGAAAAATCGCTGTCGCAAAACATTTTCGAGCGCGGCGTGGATGATGCGGGATTTGGCCGTATCCGTTCCAAGGGCGATCAGGCACTGTTTGGCGGGCATACCACACAGGCCATGAAAGACAAATACGGCATAGTGAAAAACCGCCCATTGGCGGATTTTTTGCCTACGCTGACGATTGCCGCCAAAAACCTGGCCACCGAAATGACGAATCACAATGTGGAGCAAGCCAACTTAAGGGGTGAAGGTGCGATTACTAATGAGCATGTCAAGAACAACGAGAGTGTGCGCGACATGCTAGGGCAGCGTGGCATTCAGCCAGAAAAACTCGCCGCCGAAGAAGACTTGCAAAAGCTGGAACGCCGGGTAAAGTCGGAAGACAAGAAACTGGCAAAGCACACCAAGACCCTGCCCCCTCGGGAAGACAAAAAAGATAAGCCATGA
- a CDS encoding type I restriction-modification system subunit M, with amino-acid sequence MTEQNQKQLGNTLWSIADQLRGAMDADDFRDYMLSFLFLRYLSDNYETAAKKELGRDYPDVGGDARKVPLALWYANNLDDIPAFEKQMRRKVHYVIQPAHLWNSIANLARTQNGELLNTLQAGFKYIETESFESTFQGLFSEIDLSSPKLGKTYVDRNAKLCTIIQKIAEGLAEFSTNIDALGDAYEYLIGQFAAGSGKKAGEFYTPQQISDILSAIVTLDSQEPKTGTKKRLDSVLDFACGSGSLLLNVRKKVAKAGGTIGKIYGQEKNITTYNLARMNMLLHGVKDTEFEIFHGDTLLNEWDLLRELNPAKKPSFDAIVANPPFSYRWEPTDALADDVRFKSHGLAPKSAADFAFLLHGFHFLKDEGVMAIILPHGVLFRGGAEERIRTKLLKDGHIDTVIGLPANLFYSTGIPVCILVLKKCKKPDDVLFINAAEHFVKGKRQNQLTKEHINRIVDTYQFRKEETRYSRRVSMAEIEKNDFNLNISRYISTAVVGEEIDLAATHARLVDIERAIQIATAKHNAFLKELGMPLLPSAD; translated from the coding sequence ATGACCGAACAAAACCAAAAACAACTGGGCAACACCCTCTGGAGCATCGCCGACCAACTGCGCGGGGCGATGGATGCGGATGACTTTCGCGACTACATGCTGTCCTTCCTCTTCCTGCGCTACCTCTCCGACAACTACGAGACGGCGGCGAAGAAGGAGCTGGGCCGGGATTATCCCGATGTGGGCGGCGACGCGCGCAAGGTGCCGCTGGCGCTCTGGTATGCCAACAACTTGGACGACATCCCGGCTTTCGAGAAGCAGATGCGGCGCAAGGTGCATTACGTCATCCAGCCCGCGCACCTGTGGAACAGCATCGCCAACCTGGCTCGCACCCAGAACGGCGAGCTGCTCAACACGCTGCAAGCGGGCTTCAAATACATCGAGACGGAATCCTTCGAGAGCACCTTTCAGGGCCTGTTCTCCGAGATCGACCTGAGTTCGCCCAAGCTGGGCAAGACCTACGTTGACCGCAACGCCAAGCTCTGCACCATCATCCAGAAAATCGCCGAAGGGCTGGCGGAGTTTTCCACGAACATCGACGCGCTGGGCGATGCCTATGAATACCTGATCGGCCAGTTTGCCGCTGGGTCGGGCAAGAAGGCGGGCGAGTTCTACACCCCGCAGCAGATTTCCGACATCCTCTCCGCCATCGTCACGCTGGACAGCCAGGAACCGAAGACCGGCACCAAGAAGCGTCTGGACAGCGTGCTGGATTTCGCCTGTGGCTCCGGCTCGCTGCTGCTCAATGTGCGCAAGAAGGTGGCCAAGGCCGGCGGCACCATCGGCAAAATCTATGGCCAGGAAAAGAACATCACCACCTACAACCTCGCGCGCATGAACATGCTGCTGCACGGGGTGAAGGACACCGAGTTCGAGATCTTCCACGGCGACACCCTGCTCAACGAGTGGGACTTGCTGCGCGAGCTGAACCCGGCGAAGAAGCCGAGTTTCGACGCCATCGTCGCCAACCCGCCCTTCAGCTACCGCTGGGAACCCACCGACGCGCTGGCCGACGACGTGCGCTTCAAAAGCCACGGCCTTGCCCCCAAGTCCGCCGCCGACTTCGCCTTCCTGCTGCACGGTTTCCACTTCCTCAAAGACGAAGGCGTGATGGCGATCATTCTGCCCCATGGCGTGCTCTTCCGTGGTGGCGCCGAGGAACGCATCCGTACCAAGCTGCTCAAGGACGGCCACATCGACACCGTCATTGGCCTGCCCGCGAACCTCTTCTACTCCACCGGCATCCCGGTCTGCATCCTCGTGCTCAAGAAGTGCAAGAAGCCCGACGACGTGCTCTTCATCAACGCCGCCGAGCACTTCGTAAAAGGCAAGCGCCAGAACCAATTGACCAAGGAACACATCAACCGGATTGTCGATACCTACCAGTTCCGCAAGGAAGAGACGCGCTACTCGCGGCGGGTGTCGATGGCGGAGATCGAGAAAAACGACTTCAACCTGAACATCTCCCGCTACATCAGCACGGCGGTGGTCGGGGAAGAGATCGACCTCGCGGCGACCCATGCGCGCCTGGTGGACATCGAGCGGGCTATCCAGATCGCGACCGCGAAACACAACGCTTTCCTCAAAGAACTCGGTATGCCGCTGTTACCGTCGGCGGACTGA
- a CDS encoding type I restriction endonuclease subunit R, whose product MKPENRARKQIDAPDTYSRPADRPHSAVREDTIEYGFIGTLQNLKYDYRDDIRDRAALEANFRQHFEALNRVRLTDTEFARLLDEIVTPDVFTAAKTLRSINAFTRDDGTPLNYSLVNLKDWCKNHFEVINQLRINTDYSHHRYDVILLINGVPCVQIELKTLGVHPRRAMEQIVEYKHDPGNGYTKTLLCFMQLFIVSNRDRTYYFANNNARHFAFNADERFLPVYEFADEDNRKITQLDAFAERFLKKCELGQTISRYMVLLAGEQKLMMMRPYQVYAVRHMIQCIDEDNGNGYIWHTTGSGKTLTSFKASTLLKENDHIHKCVFVVDRKDLDRQTREEFNKFQEGCVEENTHTAALVRRLLSEDYADKVIVTTIQKLGLALDENSKRNKQRSKNGQATYKEQLEALSDKRIVFIFDECHRSQFGENHKAIKMFFPRAQLFGFTGTPIFEANASLQKIEDTQASMRTTEDLFQKQLHAYTITHAIEDGNVLRFHVDYFKPEGKNPPKPGEPIAKRAVIEAILAKHDAATAGRRFNALFATASINDAIEYHALFKTMQAEKQAVDPDFTPLNIACVFSPPAQLAENPESKKDIDQLSEDLPQEQEDNKVEPEAKKKALESILADYNARYGTNHRLSEFDLYYQDVQKRIKDQQWPNADYPAAQKIDITIVVDMLLTGFDSKFLNTLYVDKNLKHHGLIQAFSRTNRVLNGTKPYGNILDFRQQQDSVDAAIALFSGEKTGEQAREIWLVDKAPVVIEKLQEAVQKLDVFMQSQGLDCTPSAVANLKGDAAKTVFIERFKEVQRLKTQLDQYTDLTGENKATIEQVLPEENLRGFKGQYLETAKKLRAQQGKGGDKGGADDTAEHIDQLDFEFVLFASAVIDYDYIMGLIAKFSAKGPGKAKMTCEQLIGLISADAKFMNERDDIAEYIGTLKAGEGLSETAIRDGYTRFKAEKNAKELAAIAQKHGLATTALQTFVDGILDRMIFDGEKLSDLMAPLDLGWKARTQAELALMEDLHPLLTKRAGGRDISGLSAYEQ is encoded by the coding sequence ATGAAACCGGAAAACCGCGCCCGGAAACAAATCGACGCCCCAGACACCTACAGTCGGCCCGCTGATCGCCCGCATTCTGCCGTCCGCGAGGACACCATCGAATACGGCTTCATCGGCACCCTGCAAAACCTCAAATACGACTATCGCGATGACATCCGCGACCGCGCCGCGCTGGAGGCCAATTTCCGCCAGCACTTCGAAGCGCTCAACCGCGTCCGCCTCACCGATACCGAGTTCGCCCGCCTGCTGGATGAGATCGTCACCCCGGATGTTTTCACCGCCGCGAAGACCCTGCGCAGCATCAATGCCTTCACCCGCGACGACGGCACGCCGCTGAACTACAGCCTCGTCAACCTCAAGGACTGGTGCAAAAACCACTTCGAGGTCATCAACCAGCTCCGCATCAACACGGACTACAGCCACCACCGCTACGACGTCATCCTCCTCATCAATGGCGTGCCCTGTGTGCAGATCGAGCTGAAGACCCTGGGCGTCCATCCGCGCCGGGCCATGGAGCAAATCGTTGAATACAAGCACGACCCCGGCAACGGCTATACCAAGACGCTGCTCTGCTTCATGCAGTTGTTCATCGTCAGCAACCGCGACCGCACCTACTACTTCGCGAACAACAACGCCCGCCACTTCGCTTTCAATGCCGACGAGCGCTTTCTGCCCGTCTATGAATTCGCCGACGAGGACAACCGCAAGATCACCCAGCTCGACGCCTTCGCCGAACGCTTCCTGAAAAAGTGCGAGCTTGGCCAGACCATCAGCCGCTACATGGTGCTGCTTGCCGGTGAGCAAAAGCTCATGATGATGCGACCCTATCAGGTCTATGCCGTGCGGCACATGATCCAGTGCATCGACGAAGATAACGGCAACGGCTACATCTGGCACACCACCGGCAGCGGCAAAACGCTCACCTCCTTCAAAGCATCCACCCTGCTCAAGGAAAACGACCACATCCACAAATGCGTGTTCGTCGTGGACCGCAAAGACCTCGACCGCCAGACGCGGGAGGAATTCAACAAGTTCCAGGAAGGCTGCGTCGAGGAAAACACCCACACCGCCGCCCTCGTGCGTCGCCTGCTTTCAGAGGACTACGCCGACAAGGTCATCGTCACCACCATCCAGAAGCTCGGCCTCGCGCTGGATGAAAACAGCAAGCGCAACAAACAACGCAGCAAAAACGGCCAGGCCACCTACAAGGAGCAACTCGAAGCGCTGAGTGACAAGCGCATCGTCTTCATCTTCGACGAATGCCACCGCTCGCAGTTTGGCGAGAACCACAAGGCCATCAAGATGTTCTTCCCCCGCGCCCAGCTTTTCGGCTTCACCGGCACGCCCATCTTTGAGGCCAATGCCTCCTTGCAGAAGATCGAGGACACCCAGGCCTCCATGCGCACCACGGAAGACCTCTTCCAGAAGCAGCTCCACGCCTACACCATCACCCACGCCATCGAGGACGGGAACGTCCTGCGCTTCCACGTCGATTACTTCAAGCCGGAAGGAAAGAATCCACCCAAACCCGGCGAACCCATCGCCAAGAGGGCAGTGATTGAAGCCATCCTCGCCAAGCACGACGCCGCCACCGCTGGACGCCGCTTCAACGCCCTCTTCGCTACCGCGTCCATCAACGACGCCATCGAATACCACGCGCTGTTCAAGACGATGCAGGCCGAGAAACAGGCCGTCGACCCCGACTTCACGCCGTTGAACATCGCCTGCGTCTTCTCGCCGCCTGCGCAGCTCGCGGAAAATCCCGAAAGCAAAAAGGACATCGACCAGCTCTCCGAAGACCTCCCGCAAGAGCAGGAAGACAACAAAGTCGAGCCAGAAGCGAAGAAGAAGGCGCTTGAAAGCATCCTCGCCGACTACAACGCCCGCTACGGTACCAATCACCGCCTGAGCGAGTTCGACCTCTACTACCAGGATGTGCAGAAGCGCATCAAAGACCAGCAGTGGCCGAATGCCGACTACCCGGCTGCGCAGAAGATCGACATCACCATCGTCGTGGACATGCTGCTCACCGGCTTCGATTCCAAGTTTTTGAACACGCTCTACGTGGACAAGAACCTCAAGCACCACGGCCTGATCCAGGCCTTCTCGCGCACCAACCGCGTGCTCAACGGCACCAAGCCCTACGGCAACATCCTCGACTTCCGCCAACAACAAGATTCAGTGGATGCCGCCATCGCCCTGTTCTCCGGCGAAAAAACCGGCGAGCAGGCGCGCGAAATCTGGCTGGTGGATAAAGCCCCCGTGGTAATTGAAAAATTGCAGGAAGCAGTGCAAAAGCTGGATGTGTTCATGCAATCCCAGGGGCTGGACTGCACACCCTCTGCGGTGGCGAATCTCAAGGGCGATGCCGCCAAGACCGTCTTTATTGAACGCTTCAAGGAAGTCCAGCGGCTCAAAACCCAGCTCGACCAATACACCGACCTCACCGGGGAAAACAAAGCCACCATCGAGCAGGTGCTGCCCGAGGAAAACCTGCGCGGCTTCAAGGGCCAGTATCTGGAAACCGCCAAAAAGCTCAGAGCGCAGCAGGGCAAGGGCGGCGACAAAGGCGGCGCCGACGACACCGCAGAACACATTGACCAGCTCGATTTCGAGTTCGTCCTGTTCGCCTCCGCCGTTATCGATTACGACTACATCATGGGCCTCATCGCCAAGTTCTCGGCCAAGGGGCCGGGCAAGGCCAAGATGACCTGCGAGCAACTCATCGGCCTCATCAGCGCCGATGCCAAGTTCATGAACGAGCGCGACGACATCGCCGAATACATCGGCACACTCAAGGCCGGCGAGGGCCTCTCCGAGACCGCCATCCGCGACGGCTACACCCGCTTCAAGGCCGAGAAGAACGCCAAGGAACTTGCCGCCATCGCGCAAAAACACGGCCTCGCCACCACCGCCCTGCAAACCTTCGTGGACGGCATCCTCGACCGCATGATCTTCGATGGCGAAAAGCTCAGCGATCTCATGGCCCCGCTCGATCTCGGCTGGAAAGCCCGCACCCAGGCCGAACTCGCCCTCATGGAAGACCTCCACCCCCTCCTCACCAAACGCGCCGGTGGCCGCGACATCTCAGGACTCAGTGCGTATGAGCAGTAA
- a CDS encoding AAA family ATPase yields MSATPFSDITTLATHFRDELENKKFILLYGYNGTGKTRLSTTFKNIGKETERDTLYFNAFTEDLFWWDNDLENDIEPRLLVNAQSNLLSGFKDLALGDSIAGHFGRYCAAKFEIIYYSAEEVAGMANPASPSHELYRRFGNELETKPKHIRFKTSGSDDWIKISRGEERIFIWCVFLSIVQQVLMGEGSYRWVKYLYIDDPISSLDEHNAITVASHMVKLLTETKSDVRFVISTHHTLFFNVVSNELKDELRSKKATQHFLSRGLTPGSYILRKQEGDTPFFHHVAALAQLYEADRSGKLYTHHFNMLRSILEKTASFHGYRHFSMCIKRDADDEDGILHTRLINILSHGNYSLFEPQEMLEENKNYFRKILHEFINRYPFNPALFPKAVEDEAVKSASDAAPAKVPAKAAKKTASKAPPKASAS; encoded by the coding sequence ATGAGTGCGACGCCTTTCTCAGATATCACTACTCTAGCGACGCATTTTCGCGATGAGCTGGAGAATAAAAAATTCATTCTGCTCTACGGCTACAACGGAACCGGAAAGACCCGCCTCTCCACCACATTCAAGAACATTGGAAAGGAAACGGAGAGAGATACGCTCTACTTCAATGCCTTCACCGAAGACTTGTTTTGGTGGGACAACGACCTTGAGAACGACATAGAGCCACGGCTGTTAGTTAATGCCCAATCAAATCTCCTATCCGGATTCAAGGACCTCGCTCTCGGAGACAGTATTGCCGGTCATTTTGGCAGATACTGCGCGGCAAAATTCGAGATCATCTACTACAGTGCCGAGGAAGTGGCGGGGATGGCTAATCCTGCGTCTCCTTCGCATGAGCTCTACCGGCGCTTCGGGAATGAGTTGGAGACGAAGCCTAAGCACATCCGGTTCAAAACCAGCGGGAGCGATGATTGGATCAAGATTTCACGAGGAGAGGAGCGCATCTTCATCTGGTGCGTCTTTCTTTCCATCGTTCAGCAAGTTCTGATGGGGGAGGGCTCCTATCGCTGGGTCAAGTATCTCTACATCGATGATCCGATATCGTCCCTCGACGAGCACAACGCCATCACCGTTGCTAGCCACATGGTGAAATTGCTCACGGAGACCAAGAGCGATGTCAGGTTCGTCATCTCCACTCACCATACCCTGTTTTTCAACGTGGTGAGCAATGAGTTGAAGGATGAACTCCGAAGCAAGAAGGCGACCCAACACTTTCTCAGCCGCGGGCTGACGCCGGGCAGCTACATATTGAGGAAGCAGGAAGGCGACACACCTTTCTTCCACCACGTCGCAGCGTTGGCCCAACTCTACGAAGCCGACCGAAGCGGCAAGCTCTACACCCATCACTTCAACATGTTGCGGTCGATTCTGGAAAAAACCGCGAGCTTCCACGGCTACCGCCATTTCTCCATGTGCATTAAACGGGACGCGGACGACGAGGATGGTATTCTGCACACGCGGCTTATCAACATCCTCAGTCACGGCAATTATTCTCTCTTCGAACCGCAAGAGATGCTGGAAGAGAACAAGAACTACTTCCGGAAAATCCTGCATGAGTTCATCAATCGGTATCCATTCAATCCGGCGCTATTCCCTAAAGCAGTAGAGGACGAGGCCGTTAAATCAGCTTCTGATGCTGCTCCCGCTAAAGTTCCAGCAAAAGCTGCTAAAAAGACCGCATCAAAAGCACCGCCAAAGGCATCAGCATCATGA
- a CDS encoding restriction endonuclease subunit S, whose protein sequence is MSSKTKASATMDEARPEMVPKLRFPEFRGAEGWSQKQLSDLCELITKGATPTSYGFSYVDDGVHFVKIESLVDGSIDPSKTAYITEECNKAFFRSQLKENDILFSIAGALGVIALVEVKILPANINQAIALVRLKHGQSHEFLLHQLQTNSIQSEIQRIKAGAAQPNVSLGQLGDFAALLPSPAEQQKIAECLSSVDELMAAQARKVDALKTHKKGLMQQLFPREGETRPRLRFPEFQNAAAWEVKAIGDVFRVTRGEVLSMTLVNDEASNEAPFPVYSSQTKNKGLAGYYSEHLYEDAITWTTDGANAGDVNFRPGKFYCTNVCGVLINANGCANVCIAALLNSVTRSHVSYVGNPKLMNGVMAKIEIPFPSVPEQQLIASCLNSLDALITAETQKLEALKTHKKGLMQQLFPSPVEVEA, encoded by the coding sequence ATGAGCAGTAAGACGAAAGCCAGCGCAACGATGGATGAGGCAAGGCCCGAGATGGTGCCGAAGCTGCGGTTTCCGGAGTTTCGCGGGGCGGAGGGGTGGAGCCAGAAACAGCTTTCCGATCTTTGCGAGCTAATCACGAAGGGAGCAACCCCAACGAGTTACGGGTTTAGCTATGTCGATGATGGAGTTCACTTCGTCAAAATTGAATCTCTAGTTGATGGCTCCATTGATCCATCGAAGACGGCTTACATCACCGAAGAATGCAATAAAGCATTCTTCCGTTCACAGCTGAAGGAAAACGATATTCTCTTCTCTATTGCCGGCGCACTTGGAGTAATCGCGCTTGTTGAGGTCAAAATACTGCCCGCCAATATTAATCAGGCCATTGCGCTTGTTAGGTTGAAACACGGTCAATCTCACGAATTTCTATTGCATCAATTGCAGACGAATTCGATTCAATCAGAGATTCAGAGGATCAAGGCTGGTGCCGCGCAGCCAAACGTGTCATTGGGCCAGCTCGGCGATTTTGCGGCACTATTGCCGTCACCCGCCGAACAACAAAAAATCGCCGAGTGCCTGAGTTCGGTGGATGAGCTGATGGCCGCGCAAGCGCGGAAAGTGGACGCGCTTAAGACCCATAAAAAAGGGCTGATGCAGCAGCTTTTCCCCCGCGAAGGCGAAACCCGACCCCGCCTCCGCTTCCCCGAATTCCAAAACGCCGCAGCGTGGGAGGTGAAAGCGATTGGCGATGTCTTTAGGGTCACACGCGGTGAAGTCCTTTCGATGACCTTAGTCAATGATGAGGCTTCGAATGAGGCACCTTTTCCCGTCTATTCGTCCCAGACCAAAAACAAGGGGTTGGCAGGCTACTACTCGGAGCATCTCTACGAAGACGCTATCACTTGGACGACAGACGGCGCCAATGCAGGCGATGTCAATTTCCGGCCCGGAAAGTTCTACTGCACGAATGTCTGCGGAGTTTTGATTAATGCGAATGGTTGTGCCAATGTCTGCATCGCTGCCCTGCTTAACAGCGTCACGCGGAGTCACGTTTCATACGTGGGCAATCCAAAACTGATGAATGGCGTGATGGCGAAGATCGAAATCCCGTTTCCTTCGGTCCCCGAACAACAGCTCATCGCCTCGTGCCTGAACAGCCTTGACGCCCTGATCACCGCCGAAACCCAAAAGCTTGAAGCCCTCAAGACCCACAAGAAAGGGCTGATGCAGCAGCTTTTTCCATCCCCGGTGGAGGTTGAGGCATGA
- a CDS encoding SulP family inorganic anion transporter, with protein sequence MKNGINLSPFKNLRADVPAAVVVALVAMPLCLGVALASGTPLIAGLIAGIMGGVLVPLFSRSQLAVSGPTPAIVATVLVAMQTLPSFSAFLLAVVIAGVIQIVLGMIRAGVVAYFFPSAVIQGILSAIGIILILKQFPYAIGFDLGEFGSQDFISAHGENTFTAVIAALAHLEWGALLVSVLALSILITWDKVALLRKQTWLSGPLMAVIFGTLLNTLLLHTVPSLAVNGPNLVSLPIIRSFADLRGMLHMPDWEMIGSKTVWVTAIALTFITSLESLLSIEAADKLDIFKRRTPLDRELLSQGIANVASGLIGGLPVAAVIVRSTANVAAGARTKASAFLHGLFLLLAVLFLATLMNHIPLAALASILIFVGFKLAHPSIFTRMFRLDKSQYLPFIITIVAILFTSLIIGVVVGLLTGVFFVLKANYHSAIEIGREGSAYKIALNREVTFVNKARLSHILERLPKGAEVILDGEHVGFIDHDVLEVIRDFERSAPLREIRLREQGFDAPVLKAPV encoded by the coding sequence ATGAAAAACGGTATTAATCTTTCACCATTCAAAAACCTGCGCGCCGATGTACCGGCTGCCGTGGTGGTGGCCCTGGTGGCGATGCCGCTGTGCCTCGGCGTAGCTTTGGCATCAGGAACACCGCTCATCGCCGGACTTATCGCTGGCATTATGGGCGGTGTATTGGTCCCCTTGTTCAGCCGTTCGCAACTGGCCGTCAGCGGTCCGACGCCAGCCATCGTCGCCACGGTACTGGTGGCGATGCAGACACTACCGAGTTTTTCCGCTTTTCTGCTGGCGGTGGTCATCGCCGGGGTTATTCAGATCGTTTTAGGTATGATCCGTGCCGGTGTGGTCGCCTATTTTTTTCCCTCTGCCGTCATCCAGGGGATTCTGTCGGCTATCGGCATCATCCTCATCCTCAAACAGTTTCCCTATGCCATCGGTTTCGATCTGGGCGAATTCGGCAGTCAGGACTTTATTAGTGCGCATGGTGAGAATACCTTCACCGCTGTTATCGCTGCCCTGGCGCACCTGGAATGGGGCGCCCTGCTGGTCAGCGTACTTGCCCTGTCCATCCTGATCACCTGGGACAAAGTAGCGCTATTGCGTAAACAAACCTGGCTATCCGGGCCACTGATGGCGGTGATTTTTGGCACCTTGCTCAATACACTGCTCCTCCACACCGTTCCGAGCCTGGCGGTCAACGGCCCCAACCTGGTCAGCTTGCCGATCATTCGCTCTTTCGCGGATTTGCGGGGTATGCTGCACATGCCGGACTGGGAGATGATCGGATCGAAAACCGTCTGGGTGACCGCCATCGCCCTCACTTTTATTACGAGCCTCGAAAGCCTGCTTTCGATTGAGGCAGCCGACAAGCTCGACATCTTCAAACGGCGCACGCCGCTGGACCGCGAGTTGTTGAGTCAAGGGATCGCCAATGTCGCCAGCGGCCTCATCGGCGGCCTTCCGGTGGCGGCGGTTATCGTGCGCAGTACCGCCAATGTGGCGGCAGGGGCCCGCACAAAGGCGAGTGCCTTTTTGCATGGCCTATTCCTGCTACTCGCCGTACTGTTTCTGGCGACGCTGATGAACCACATTCCGCTGGCCGCCTTAGCATCCATCCTGATTTTCGTCGGCTTCAAACTGGCCCATCCAAGCATATTCACGCGAATGTTTCGGCTCGATAAATCGCAGTATCTGCCGTTCATAATCACCATAGTCGCGATTCTGTTTACCAGTCTCATCATAGGGGTAGTCGTCGGCCTGCTGACAGGAGTGTTCTTTGTGCTCAAGGCCAATTATCACAGTGCCATAGAAATTGGACGGGAGGGTTCCGCTTACAAAATTGCGCTGAATCGGGAGGTGACATTTGTCAACAAGGCACGGCTTTCCCATATCCTGGAGCGACTGCCCAAGGGTGCAGAGGTCATACTGGATGGTGAACATGTGGGTTTCATCGATCACGATGTCCTCGAAGTGATCAGGGATTTTGAACGCTCTGCGCCCTTGCGTGAAATCCGCCTACGGGAACAGGGCTTTGATGCGCCGGTGCTGAAGGCCCCCGTCTGA